In the genome of Bacillus thuringiensis, the window GCTTGTCTGGTTACCCCGTTAAATACTATGAAAAAAGAACTTGTATCGTTATACAAGTTCTTTTTGTTTCTTTTATTTAAAGAGGATATCTTTACTATATTGATTTCCAACGAGTAAATCATATTGAAGCATTTTATATTGCTCTAACATTTCTTTTTGTTTCTTTGTTAAATCATTGATTACTTCTCCATTTTTATCAACTTTTAATTCATCTCTAAGCACTGGTATTTCCTTGTAAAGTTCCGATAAAAATTGATAAAATAAGGATTTATTTAATCCTGTATAATCAAAAATAAGATTAGAAAAATGGATTGGGCTTACTAAACCTAAATTATCATTTGGCATATCAAAGTTTGCATGCATTAATAGCGGCGTTTGCGCCATTGATAAACGTTCACTCGGTGTTTTTTCATTCGTTATATACCCATTTTCTTTATAAAAAGATTTATTTGTTCCTAATGATGGAAGATGATCTCCAAAGAATACTAATAATGTAGGTCTGTCTAAATTATCTAGTTGTTCTATTAAATATTGAAGAGCCTCATCTGAACGTCTTAATCCTTCTGTATATGTCTCTAATTCTCCCTTTGATTCTTCATTTTCTAGACCGCTAATTTCTATTAGGTTTTCACCAAATCGGCCCTCTGTAAATGGAAAATGATTTTGCATCGTAACTGCATGAATAAATGTAGGTTGTTTTTGTTTCTCTAACTCAGCAATTATCTCTTTACTCATCGCTAAATCACTAATATAATCTCCATCAATATCCACATTTTCCATCGTGTCATCTGCATTAAACTTATCAAATCCTAACACCTTATATACATCATCACGTTTAAAAAATGTGCGACCAAATGAATGAATTGCACTTGTGTAATAACCTTCTTTTTTCAACGCCGTAGGGATTGATGGAATTTCTTTCTTATTTGTAATAACCTGCTGATATGGTATAGAACCTGGCTTTAACAAACTCATTGAATAGCTCGTTAATGCCTCAAATTCAACGTTCGCTGTATTTCCCCCAAATGTAGGAGAAATAGTTTGTCCACCAGGAAAGTTTTCTATATAATGATGTAAATTTGGTACAGGATCTTCACTAAATGAAAGGTTGGTTACTTTCGTCGGATCCCAAAACGATTCACTCATTACAAAAATAATATTCGGTTTCTCTTTTTTCTTTTCGTTCCCTATATTTCCACTATATTGTTTTTTTATATCGTTTGCTATTTGAAGCATATTTTCTTTAGAATAATTTTTTGGTTTTTCCATAACTGTTGTATCTAAATTGCTAATAAACCCTAGTACAAAACCATTTGAAGCATAGTTCTCATTTTGATTCCACAAAACAAAATCTACACCTGACTTTTGAAATACTTTATTCATAAATGTATTCGCAAAATTACCGTACGCATATAGAACAAAAATAGATCCTACTACTAATAAAGCTCTTATTCCTAGATGAATCTTTACATTTTGAATATATCTTCTCATATATATCCCTGCAACAATACAAGCTACGATACTTAAGATAATGACAAAAATATAACTCCAGCTAAAATAGTCCATCACCATCGGTATAACAGATTGCATATGCGTAATTTGTGTGAAATCAGAAGGATATAACGGATCACCCCTGAAAATAAGCTTCAAATAATTCACAATACCTAAAATGACTAACGTACAGCTCGTTAAAACCATACTTAGAAAAACCTTACCTATTAAATTATATACAAGAATATATATTGCATAAATTACTACAACACTTAATATAAACTGCATATTATAAATGTAAATCCAATTCATTGTCTCTATGAAACTCATATTAACTTGCATGACAATATAAAATAATGCTACTGTATGAGCTAGCAAAAATAATATAAAATGCACTCTCAGGGATGCCTTACATATAGACATCTCTTTTTTATTGAAATGCGTAATATAAAATGTTATGCCCCATATGAAAATCATCATAACACTTAAAACAAGCTTTTGATTTAAATGATCTTTCATCATGTCTAAATTAAAAACCTTTAAAATCATAAACAGCATAGTTATTACTAATAATGTCACCATACTACTTATAATGCTAGAAATTAATATATTTCTTTTTGGAAGATGAAAAAGTGTAGAACCATATTTCAATTCATTCCCTCGTTTCTATGTATTAATTTCACCCCGCATCGAAAAAACTATTTGTATTAAAATAACATATATCCTATATTTCGTCTGCAAACTTGCTTCTACTATAAATATATTTCCTTAATACTTCCTTAATCAATAGTTAAATTGTGGTATACAAATTATTCATTCTTGAAAAGGTTAATTTCAGCATTCCACTTTATGATATAATAACTACTTTTTAGAAATCCTTAATGCTATTAAAGATTTCACATGAAAATACGAAAAAATTAATAAAAAGGCGTTGCTCATTTTTAACAACTATTACTATAACGAAAAGAACCTGCCACAAGACAGGTTCTTTTCGTTATTTTATGATAAAAGAGAAAATGATTAGCATGTGTATTATATAAAAGGAAGCAGCCATATTTTCCATACGATACATACGAGTACTATAATTACAAAATCAAAAAAATCTAATCTCGGACCTTTTTTCATATTCATATGTAGCCACATATGAAACCATTTTATTTTTGTATATTTATGGATGTTTTTCTTTGCAAATCGGTAAATAAGCATTTGCATGATAAAAAATCCGGCCACAAAAATAAATAATAAGATGAGAAATCCAATCACAAAATTCCTCCTATTTTTGTAGCGTTTTTTCTACTATCCGATTTTTCAAAACCCACTCTTCAAACTGGGCACTTCCAAATTCCCAGCTAAGATCGCGAGCATGTACAGAAAAAACGTAATGACCAGCATATTCGTCCATAAATCTCCCTAACTCTACATCGTCTTTCTGAATACCGTATACTCCAAAATTAAAATACACATCCCATACGTCTTCATTCTTCCTCTTATAAGCAATCGATTCCATATCACATTCTGTCCCGAAATAATCAAGATGTAAATGTACGCTATTATCGTATTCGTACTCCATTTTATCACCCCTTATATTTGTACTTCTTTACCACCAAAAAAATTCCTGCTATCTACACTCACATATGGGCACTTACCTACATATCATGCTTGTAGAGTGACTTCTAGGAGGTGTTATATAGTGAAAAAATTAATCGCGATTTTTTGCATCATGTTACTAGCTGTTTTTACTTTTGCTGCTTGTAGTAGTAAAAAAGAAGGTACTAAAGAACAAACTCAAAACATTCGCGTCGGCGAAGTTACCCATTCTCTCTTCTATGCCCCATTATATGTTGGGATTGAAAAAGGATTTTTTAAAGATGAAGGACTAAATATTGACCTACAAACAACAGCTGGTGGCGATAAAACGATGACCGCCCTATTATCTGGCGGAATTGATATTGCTCTCGTCGGTTCTGAAACGTCTATTTACGTTCATCAACAAGGAGCGAAAGACCCTGTCATTAACTTCGCACAGCTTACACAAACAGATGGGACATTTTTAGTTTCACGTAAAAAACTAGACTCTTTTAATTGGAATGATGTAAAAGGTGTTACGTTTTTAGGACAGCGTAAAGGCGGCATGCCGCAAATGGTGGGGGAATATGTTTTAAAGAAAAACGGCATTGATCCTCATAAAGATACAAACTTAATTCAAAATATCGAGTTTGCTAATATTGCAAATGCCTTCGCATCTGGTACTGGAGAGTTTGTACAGCTCTTTGAACCGACTGCAAGTATACTTGAGAAAGAAGGTAAAGGTTATATCGTCGCTTCATTCGGAAATGAATCTGGTACTGTTCCTTATACAACGTTCATGGCAAAAGAAAGTTTCTTAAAGAAAGATAAAGCTGCTGCTGAAAAGTTCACACGTGCGCTCTATAAAGCACAACAATGGGTTGATACACATAGTCCAGAAGAAATTGCTGATGCCGTTTCCCCGCTATTTAAAGACACTTCAAAAGACATAACAGTAAAAGTAATTGAACGGTACAAAAAGCAACATTCTTATGCAACAAATCCACTATTAGATGCGGAAGAATGGAAACAGCTCCAAACTATTATGAAAGACGCTGGCGAATTACAAAAAGAAGTCCCACATGAAGCGCTCGTCAATACAAAAATTGCCGAAAGCGTTATTAAGAAATAGAGGCGAAGGGTATGAGTTTTTTACAAATACGTAACGTTTCTCACTGTTTTTTTGCAAAAGAGAATGCCAAACTTATTCTCGAAGATATGAGCTTACAAGTGGAAGAAGGCGAATTTATTTCTATACTCGGTCCAAGTGGTTGCGGTAAAACAACGCTCCTCTCAATCATTGCTGGGCTACTTGATCCAATTGACGGTATCGTCTTTTTAGATGGTGAACCGATTACAACGAAAACATCATCTATGGGATATATGTTGCAACAAGATTACTTATTCCCTTGGAAAACGATTGAAGAAAATATTATGCTCGGACTTCATATTAGAAAGATTTATGATGAGCAGATGAAAGAACATACTTTAAACCTTTTAAAACAAGTCGGTCTGCATGGTGTAGAAGAACAATATCCTCGTGAACTATCCGGCGGTATGCGTCAACGTGCCGCTCTCGTTCGAACATTAGCGACTGATCCGAAAATTTTATTACTAGATGAACCATTCTCCGCACTCGATTATCAAACGAAGTTAAAACTAGAAGAACTCGTTTTCAACTTACTAAATAAATATAAGAAAACATCACTACTTGTTACTCACGATATTGAAGAAGCGATTGCGATGAGTGATCGTATTTATTTACTGCAAGCGAATCCCGGAAAAATCGCAAAAACCTTTATCGTCCCGGAAAGTATCCGTTCTTTATCACCGTTAGAAGCACGCCATCACTACGATTTCCCAGCCCTCTTTCAAGATATATGGAAGGAGCTGGAACGACTTGGATAATATAAAACAACTACATGAACAATTTCGAAAGAACGAACGCAGACGCGCTTGGATTGCTCGCTCGCTACAACTTTTACTACTTATTCTTTTCTTTGCACTATGGGAAATAGCTAGTAAAAAAGAATGGATTGATCCTTTACTCTTTAGCTCTCCTTCGAGTATTTGGGATCTCTTCTTAACGAAATGGATCGACGGTTCACTTTGGGTCCACATATGGACGACATTACTGGAAACAGGAGTAGGCTTCATTCTCGGAACAGTACTTGGTGCTATTATTGCCACGTTCCTTTGGTGGATGCCACTTCTAGCCCGCGTACTTGATCCTTATCTCGTCGTCCTAAATGCAATGCCAAAAGTTGCACTCGGTCCAATCATCATCGTTATTTTCGGTCCAAACATTTCATCTTCTATCGCAATGGGAGTAATCATTTCCATCATCATTACCATTCTCGTTATTTACAGTGCATTTCAAGAAGTCGATTCTAACTATATAAAAGTGATGGACACATTTGGTGCAAATAAATGGCAATGTTATAAGCAAGTCGTTCTCCCTGCATCTTTTCCAGCAATTATCTCAACGTTAAAAGTAAACGTTGGTTTATCCTGGGTCGGTGTTATTTTCGGAGAACTTCTCGTTTCCAAACAAGGACTTGGCTACTTAATTAGCTACGGATTCCAAGTCTTTAACTTCACACTCGTCTTACTTAGCGTACTACTCACATGTGTTCTTGCAACTCTTATGTATGTATTTGTTGAGGCATTTGAAAAAATTCTAATTGGAAAAAGAAAAAGAAGCTGACTCAAAACAGTGCGCTATAGTCAGCTTCTTTCTTTTACCTTTTATCACACATTTTCGTTTCATTTGTAATGTTTCCATCCGCAACCGTAACTGTATGGAAACAGTCTTTCACACGTACTGTAACGACATTATCTTTTCGATCTATCACATGATAATCATTAAACTTTTCATTCAAAGCACTACGAATTTGCTCCCCTTCAAAAATCGGAAAACCGTGAGACATTACCCAAATGAGACCAGCAACAGCAAGAATCGTTTTCATACGTTTCATTACCTCCTCGAGAGTAAACTTATAGTCCCTACAACACGCGCATTATAATTGTGTCTAAATTGTGACATTTTTATACTAATTCTCTTTTGTGCCTCCAGTTCCTTCTTCTTTTTAATAAAAATACAGAATTTTCAATTTTATCAACATAAGAAAAAACGCAAAGAATTAAAAATTCTTCACGCTTTTCTTTAACGAAACTATATCGAAAGCATAACTCACATTAGTCTCCACTTTGTTGTTCTATCGTTTTTGAAACATCATATAATCCCGACAGCACTTCCGCTCTCATTTTTACAAGCTCAGGAAACTGATAGAAGAAAGCAATTTTCTTATATTTTAACTCTGTACCTTCTTTCACCTTTTTTGAATCTTGTAAAATGAACGCTGTAAATGTATCTGCGATATCTTCCGTTACATTTGTTGTTCCATATAGTGATACAAAATCATCATGCTTTTCTTTATAAAATTCAATTTGTGCCTCTTCACTTTCTTCTACTTTCTTTTCTGTCCACTCTTGCTCAATTGGTTTCCAAAATTCATTATAAAATTGGTTAATATACGAACTTTTTCTCACACATCCATTTTTCACGAACACCGTTTTACATTTATTTCGATATGATGAAATGTCTTTCTCTTCATCAAACGCCTCTAAATACTTTCTATCCACTGGTACTTGTTTATGTCCAATCGTTAATACGTGAGCCGTTTCATGAATTAATGTTTTCATCACTTCATCTATATTCACCCCAGAATCAAGCACATCTAAACTAAGCACCCAATCTCTCGGGTCATCCATACTTGGCATGACATGGGCAACAACGCCATCATAACCATCTGTTATTAGACCAAATCCTGTTATATTCTCACGATATTTCACTGGGACGAGAGTGCGATACATGTCCCATAAGGTTTCATGATACTCTCTATCTTGTCGCTGACTTAACAAATCATCTTTTGCTACTTCGTCATCTGCAAAAACTTTATTCAATCTCTTACGATCCAATTTTTCAAAATAAGGATCTACAATTTCATCATCATCGATATAATAAGAAGCTAAAAAAAAGTAATTGTCATCCTCTTCTTTTTTCTGTTCCGCCTCTTTCATATTCATACTTTCATACTCTTCTATGTCATAATCCTCTACTTTTTCAAGTTCTGAAAGTCCCTCTATCTTTTTATATACTTTTTGTAATCTTTTATCTCCTATTTGCGTGCAAACTTCTTCTATTTTACAAATTTCTTTTTCTTTCGTAACCTCGATAGCACTATCGCATCCTGCAACTAAACTGCTTGCTATAATACAACACACTAACTTGCCATACAGTTTCTTCATACAATCCCCCATTATTCCATTCTACAAAATATCATAATCATTTTTTTACGAATATGCGATGATTAATTATAAAAACTGCAAGGAGGCTTCTCATGATTCGTGCAATCTTATTCGACTTAGATGGAACACTATTAGATCGGCGCCAATCTTTAGAACAATTTATTTGTGAGCAATATAATCGCTTCTCCTCACATTTGATGAGTATAGAGAAATCAGAGTATTGTTCTCAATTTCTTGAACTCGATAATAATGGCTATACGTGGAAGGATAAAGTATATGCTACTCTCCTTTCCGAATACAACATTACTACTTTAACGCAAGAGCAACTGCTACACGACTATATTACAAACTTCCAACATCATTGTATTCCTTTCAAAAACACGCATGAACTACTTCAACAGTTAAAACAGCGAAACATTAAAATTGGTATTATCACAAATGGTTTTACTGAATTTCAGATGAGCAACCTTCGAGCACTACATATACATACGTATACAAACACCATTCTCGTTTCAGAAGCTGAAGGAATTAAAAAACCTCACCCTGAAATTTTCGAACGTGCTTTGCAAAAACTAGATGTTAAGGCAGAAGAATGTCTTTATGTTGGAGATCATCCAGAAAACGATGTGCTTGGTTCTGAACAAGTAGGAATTCTTGGTGTTTGGAAAAAAGATTCGTTTTGGGGTGATTTTAAGCATTCACGTATCGTAGATGATTTGTTGGAGGTGCTTTCGTTTTTAGAGGTGGAGATAAAAACACAATAATAGTAATTAAATTATATCAACAATTTTCACAATATATTGATTCACCGACAAAAAATAATAAGAGGAGGCAGTTGTTCAAAAACGCCTCCTCTTATTATTCATATACTGTAAACTGCGGTTTACTCGGATGATCTATCACTTGCGCATCATCTGGAAATTTTGAAACTTTTTGATATAAGGCAATGTCGCCGATACAACCTGCTGTTAGTAGAATTCCTAAAAATGAGAGTGGCTCCAGATTCATAGCTAATCCCAATACAATTGGCAAAATTCCAGTTGGTAAAAACGGAAGCATTAACACTTTCTTCATTTGCTTTACTGTAACCGCCTGTTTAGAATGAGCATATGCAACACCTAATTTCCAATTAACGCCCCATTTTAGTTCACTCCACGGAACACCTCCGATATAGCGAAAGCCAATTAAATGTATTGCCTCATGAATACAAACGAGAACAATCATTGCGCTAATAAAAAGAAACACAGTTGGTAACGTAATTTCAACTTGAACCCCGCCTGAAAGAAGTGCATGTAAAAAACTAATTCCAAATGCCAAAACAAATATTATAAGAAATGCATAGACATTTAATTTAACCATAGACACAGCAACAGTCGTTTCTTTTCTATTCTCCATCTTTCCCCTCCTAAAATGCAAATATATCTTCACAAAATTGTATAATATACCCAAAATAATATAAAGATATATTTACATTTATTCTTACATACAAAAAAAAGAAACCGGCCACTTTACTTCGTAAAACAGCCGATTTCTTCTATATGTTTCATCGTACGCGCCAATACATCGTCGCGCATTATAAAGCTAAATTTTCTATTCGTTTTAATGTTGTCAGGAATGTCTTTTAATAAAACAGACCCTTTCGTTTCTTCGTAATGCGTATGTTCTTCTACCGCACTAATTGTTGCAAAATAAATGTTTTTAATGATTATTTTGTCTTTTCCAGATACTTTATATTGTCCTAAGTAAGTTAAATCAGAAACTATGCCGCCGGTTTCTTCATGAACCTCTCGAACTGCCGCTTCTTCCGGTGTTTCCCCTAGTTCTACTTTACCACCTGGAAATTCAAGACCGCGACGTAAATGATGCGTTAATAACCATTGATCCCCGTACCGGCATACAACCCAAACATGCTTTGGCTCAGGAGAAAATGGATAACGTTCAAACGATAATTGTACAGTGTTGTGGTAATAATCTTTAAATTTGTACATGCCATTACTCCCCTATTGATGGTTACAAGTTTTTCCTACCACAAATTGTAGCATATTCTCGCTTTTCTGCATAATATTATCCAATTACAATCCATTGATTATTCCCATTTGCGCGACTAATTCTTTCGTCTCATGATTTCCTAAATCGTAAATCATTTTATATGCTTTTTGTAGTTGTTCATCATATCGGTCATTATTTGAATCGTGATGATACTCAACGAATGGAACGTGGGAGCGTACAAATGACCCTAAATCCTCTACATATGCTTGATCGAAGTGCTCTCTTAATTCCGTAATTTCCTCATCATTTGCGTAAATCTCAAAATTATACGTATCCGCCGTCTTCACTTGTGAAATTTGACCATTTCCTATTGATATATAATATGTTTTTTTCGTCTCCATGTAACACCCTTCTTTCATCCTTTTATTTTCTATTGTTTTCATCAATTACAAAATTATGTAAAATAAAGAAAAGGAGGGGTTTTATGTTCAAAATATTAATTATCGGTATTATCATCGTCCTAATCATCCTTGTACTCTCCATCATGACAATTAATAAAGGCTACGCTTATAAACATTCGGTCGATAAACTAGAAGATAATCCTTATACAAAAAAGAATAAGGAGGATTGATAATATGCTTCGTATACTCCGCATCACAATCGCACTCACGGTGATCGTTATGTCGGCAATTGGATTATATACAGGTCAAAATAATTTTTTACCTCTTTCACAATTTCTATTAGGGGCTTTAATGTTTCTCATCGCATTTGAACAAATAAAGAAAAAGGAGTCCGGAACTGGGGTTATTTGTATCGCTGCTGGAGCATTCAGTTGGATTGTTCTCATCATTACCTACATAAAATAGAGGAGGTCTTTTATGATAAAAGGAGTACGGATTACTTTATCACTTATTGCTTTATGTATAGCAATCTATGGATTTTTTACTAGTAATAGAGAAATAATGCCGTATATGTTTATCTCTTTAGGAGTTATGGGCCTCACCATAAGTTTAGAGGAAATATTAAAACGGCAAACAGGAGGTAGTGTGCTCGCTCTACTAGCAGGTGCCGCTGCTTTATTTATTGGTTTCACAGAAATATTCCGATAAATGGTCTAAAGGAGGCTATACAATGCTAACTCTAACTATATTACGGAGTTTTTTAGCATTTCTCATGCTTCTCTTACTCACTCTAAATACTTATATCCATGTTACCGATAATTTTTCACTTCTCCCATACGTACAATTTATTCTCAGTTGCTCCTTTATTCTTCTAGGAATTAATGAATTGAAATCTGGCCGAAAATCAATGAGTATCCCGTATTTTTTCGTTTCTGGTCTTATATTATTCGTTTTAATATCGTATTACTTTCGCTATATGTAAAATGAATTTCCGACCAATTTAGCATGTAGAACTATTTTCTCTCAGTAACTATTTCTTTCTACTTAAGGGGGATTCCATGTTAAAAAACATTCAAATTATAATCGCCACTATCGCTCTTTCTCTCGCCCTATTTAGCTTCTTTGCAAACTTCACTATTCTTTTACCTTACGTGTTTATCCTTTTAAGTATTATGTGTATCCTTTTTGGAATCGATGAAATAAAAGAGCAGCAAAAAACGAAAGCATTTGTTTATTTTCTCTGTTCTGCCTTTGTTTTATATGTTGGAGTGTCTAGTATACTTTCATAAAAAAAGAACATGTTCGCTCTTAATACAATAAAAAAACTGCCCTTTCACAGGCAGTTTTTTATTTTATCCAAACACTTTCTCAAGTTCATCTTTATCTTGGCTTAACCAGAAGTTCATTAAGCGTTGTGCTCCTTCTAAGTCGTGAAGCTTCGCTTGACCACATTGCGTTTCATTTGCAGCTGGAATTTCTGTAATTTGAACCGCATCTTTTAATGTTAATTCTAATAAATCAATGATTTCTCGTACTGTCGGTGTTCCGCTCACTACAAGATAATATCCTGTTTGGCAGCCCATCGGTGAAATATCGATAATATCAAAATGCGGATAACGATCAATATATTTACGTAAATTAAATGCTAATAAATGCTCTAACGTATGAATAACATCTGGTTTCATTGCTTGTTTATTCGGTTGGCAGAAACGAATATCAAATTTATTTACAATACCGTCACTACCTACATTGTGAACTCCGCAATGTCTTACATAAGGTGCCTTTACAATCGTATGATCTAATTCAAAGCTTTCTACTGATGGCATACAACATCTCTCCCGCTTTTAATTTAATTCCGTTATATCCAATATGATATAACGGAAATGCACATTAGTAAAGTATTATGTACAGTCGTGCTATAATACTTTAAGACTATGCTGAAAAGGAGACCATTATGAAACAGATTTTTATTGGGATTATACGCTTTTATCAAAAGTTCATTTCTCCGATGACACCACCAACTTGCCGCTTTTATCCGACTTGTTCTCATTACGGATTAGAAGCGTTTCAAAAACATGGTGCACTCAAAGGCTTTTGGCTTACTTGTAAGCGTATATTAAAATGTCACCCTTTCCACCCGGGAGGATTTGATCCTGTCCCAGATAAAAAGGATGACAAAGTAAATTCTTAATTGTCGTAACCATTCACAACTAAATCTAATTTTCCTGTATCAGGATCTATAACAAGACCATGAACAGGTACTTCTTCTGGAAGTAATGGATGGTTGCGAAGTATCGATACGCTATGTTCTACACTTTCTTCTACACTAGAGAATCCTTGTAGGAATCTTTCTAAATCGATTCCAGAATAACGGAGTGTATCTAATTTCTCATTTGTTATACCGCGCTCTTTCATCTTCTCAATTGTACTGCTTGCCTGAATTTTTGCCATACCGCAATCGTGGTGACCAACTACACAAACTTCATCAGCACCAAGTTCATATACAGCAACTAAAATACTACGCATAATACTTCCGAATGGATGTGAGATAACAGCTCCTGCTACTTTAATAATTTTCACATCACCGTTACGCATATTCATTGCTTTTGGTAATAATTCAACAAGACGAGTATCCATACAAGAGATAATTACCATTTTTTTATTCGGGAATTTTCCTGTTTCATACTCTTCGTATTTTTTCTCTTCAACGAATTTTTCATTGTATTGTAAAATCTCTTCTAATGACTTCATAATAAAAAACCCTCTTTTCTCTCATTTACATTACTTATATAGTGTACCAAAATTTAAAAAACTCAAAAAGGATATTGCTTTATAGTAAAAAT includes:
- a CDS encoding ABC transporter permease; amino-acid sequence: MDNIKQLHEQFRKNERRRAWIARSLQLLLLILFFALWEIASKKEWIDPLLFSSPSSIWDLFLTKWIDGSLWVHIWTTLLETGVGFILGTVLGAIIATFLWWMPLLARVLDPYLVVLNAMPKVALGPIIIVIFGPNISSSIAMGVIISIIITILVIYSAFQEVDSNYIKVMDTFGANKWQCYKQVVLPASFPAIISTLKVNVGLSWVGVIFGELLVSKQGLGYLISYGFQVFNFTLVLLSVLLTCVLATLMYVFVEAFEKILIGKRKRS
- a CDS encoding DUF3267 domain-containing protein, with product MENRKETTVAVSMVKLNVYAFLIIFVLAFGISFLHALLSGGVQVEITLPTVFLFISAMIVLVCIHEAIHLIGFRYIGGVPWSELKWGVNWKLGVAYAHSKQAVTVKQMKKVLMLPFLPTGILPIVLGLAMNLEPLSFLGILLTAGCIGDIALYQKVSKFPDDAQVIDHPSKPQFTVYE
- a CDS encoding DUF3953 domain-containing protein — its product is MIKGVRITLSLIALCIAIYGFFTSNREIMPYMFISLGVMGLTISLEEILKRQTGGSVLALLAGAAALFIGFTEIFR
- a CDS encoding DUF3953 domain-containing protein encodes the protein MLRILRITIALTVIVMSAIGLYTGQNNFLPLSQFLLGALMFLIAFEQIKKKESGTGVICIAAGAFSWIVLIITYIK
- a CDS encoding DUF3986 family protein, translated to MEYEYDNSVHLHLDYFGTECDMESIAYKRKNEDVWDVYFNFGVYGIQKDDVELGRFMDEYAGHYVFSVHARDLSWEFGSAQFEEWVLKNRIVEKTLQK
- a CDS encoding ABC transporter substrate-binding protein; protein product: MKKLIAIFCIMLLAVFTFAACSSKKEGTKEQTQNIRVGEVTHSLFYAPLYVGIEKGFFKDEGLNIDLQTTAGGDKTMTALLSGGIDIALVGSETSIYVHQQGAKDPVINFAQLTQTDGTFLVSRKKLDSFNWNDVKGVTFLGQRKGGMPQMVGEYVLKKNGIDPHKDTNLIQNIEFANIANAFASGTGEFVQLFEPTASILEKEGKGYIVASFGNESGTVPYTTFMAKESFLKKDKAAAEKFTRALYKAQQWVDTHSPEEIADAVSPLFKDTSKDITVKVIERYKKQHSYATNPLLDAEEWKQLQTIMKDAGELQKEVPHEALVNTKIAESVIKK
- a CDS encoding YczI family protein, with protein sequence MLKNIQIIIATIALSLALFSFFANFTILLPYVFILLSIMCILFGIDEIKEQQKTKAFVYFLCSAFVLYVGVSSILS
- the ytzI gene encoding YtzI protein; translated protein: MFKILIIGIIIVLIILVLSIMTINKGYAYKHSVDKLEDNPYTKKNKED
- the mutTA gene encoding antimutator 8-oxo-(dGTP/GTP)ase, coding for MYKFKDYYHNTVQLSFERYPFSPEPKHVWVVCRYGDQWLLTHHLRRGLEFPGGKVELGETPEEAAVREVHEETGGIVSDLTYLGQYKVSGKDKIIIKNIYFATISAVEEHTHYEETKGSVLLKDIPDNIKTNRKFSFIMRDDVLARTMKHIEEIGCFTK
- the luxS gene encoding S-ribosylhomocysteine lyase LuxS codes for the protein MPSVESFELDHTIVKAPYVRHCGVHNVGSDGIVNKFDIRFCQPNKQAMKPDVIHTLEHLLAFNLRKYIDRYPHFDIIDISPMGCQTGYYLVVSGTPTVREIIDLLELTLKDAVQITEIPAANETQCGQAKLHDLEGAQRLMNFWLSQDKDELEKVFG
- a CDS encoding LTA synthase family protein, which encodes MKYGSTLFHLPKRNILISSIISSMVTLLVITMLFMILKVFNLDMMKDHLNQKLVLSVMMIFIWGITFYITHFNKKEMSICKASLRVHFILFLLAHTVALFYIVMQVNMSFIETMNWIYIYNMQFILSVVVIYAIYILVYNLIGKVFLSMVLTSCTLVILGIVNYLKLIFRGDPLYPSDFTQITHMQSVIPMVMDYFSWSYIFVIILSIVACIVAGIYMRRYIQNVKIHLGIRALLVVGSIFVLYAYGNFANTFMNKVFQKSGVDFVLWNQNENYASNGFVLGFISNLDTTVMEKPKNYSKENMLQIANDIKKQYSGNIGNEKKKEKPNIIFVMSESFWDPTKVTNLSFSEDPVPNLHHYIENFPGGQTISPTFGGNTANVEFEALTSYSMSLLKPGSIPYQQVITNKKEIPSIPTALKKEGYYTSAIHSFGRTFFKRDDVYKVLGFDKFNADDTMENVDIDGDYISDLAMSKEIIAELEKQKQPTFIHAVTMQNHFPFTEGRFGENLIEISGLENEESKGELETYTEGLRRSDEALQYLIEQLDNLDRPTLLVFFGDHLPSLGTNKSFYKENGYITNEKTPSERLSMAQTPLLMHANFDMPNDNLGLVSPIHFSNLIFDYTGLNKSLFYQFLSELYKEIPVLRDELKVDKNGEVINDLTKKQKEMLEQYKMLQYDLLVGNQYSKDILFK
- a CDS encoding HAD family hydrolase, whose translation is MIRAILFDLDGTLLDRRQSLEQFICEQYNRFSSHLMSIEKSEYCSQFLELDNNGYTWKDKVYATLLSEYNITTLTQEQLLHDYITNFQHHCIPFKNTHELLQQLKQRNIKIGIITNGFTEFQMSNLRALHIHTYTNTILVSEAEGIKKPHPEIFERALQKLDVKAEECLYVGDHPENDVLGSEQVGILGVWKKDSFWGDFKHSRIVDDLLEVLSFLEVEIKTQ
- a CDS encoding ABC transporter ATP-binding protein, translating into MSFLQIRNVSHCFFAKENAKLILEDMSLQVEEGEFISILGPSGCGKTTLLSIIAGLLDPIDGIVFLDGEPITTKTSSMGYMLQQDYLFPWKTIEENIMLGLHIRKIYDEQMKEHTLNLLKQVGLHGVEEQYPRELSGGMRQRAALVRTLATDPKILLLDEPFSALDYQTKLKLEELVFNLLNKYKKTSLLVTHDIEEAIAMSDRIYLLQANPGKIAKTFIVPESIRSLSPLEARHHYDFPALFQDIWKELERLG